In Allomuricauda ruestringensis DSM 13258, the following proteins share a genomic window:
- the nirD gene encoding nitrite reductase small subunit NirD, whose product MDTLLQNYNPVAIDQVKIWFKACLEKDIPENGGACVKYKNRQIAIFNYKRKQQWYACQNLCPHKMEMVLSRGMIGDAEGIAKVACPMHKKTFSLETGENLNGDLPAIATFPVKLEDGVVYIGFSE is encoded by the coding sequence ATGGATACTTTACTACAAAATTACAACCCGGTTGCAATAGATCAAGTCAAGATTTGGTTCAAGGCATGTCTGGAAAAGGACATTCCAGAAAATGGCGGGGCCTGTGTCAAATATAAAAACCGACAGATTGCCATTTTCAACTACAAACGCAAACAACAATGGTACGCCTGTCAAAACCTTTGTCCGCACAAAATGGAAATGGTGTTATCCAGGGGTATGATCGGTGATGCCGAAGGCATTGCAAAAGTCGCCTGCCCCATGCACAAAAAAACGTTTTCCCTTGAAACTGGTGAAAATCTGAACGGAGATTTGCCCGCTATCGCCACATTTCCCGTAAAATTGGAAGATGGCGTTGTGTATATTGGTTTTTCTGAATAG
- the nirB gene encoding nitrite reductase large subunit NirB, with translation MKTVIVVGNGMVGYKFCEKFIAQPSRSEYRLLVFGEEPRPAYDRVHLSAYFESKNAKALELAPADWYQGNGIELITGQRVTDIENGKKEIHTATGQTYTYDYLVLATGSVPFVPPIRGMEKEGVFVYRTIEDLENMMAYASQIKAIKPNGRAAILGGGLLGLEAGKAVLDMGLEPHVVEFAPKLMPRQLDTRSSNVLRLQLESMGIRIHLSKATNQILGDKVIEGMEFGEDDCLDVDMLIISAGIRPRDELGKTCGLEMGNRGGIVVNNKMQTSVKDIYAIGEVALYNQMIYGLVAPGYEMADVAVNQILGNQDIIMPDDIDMSTKLKLMGVDVASFGTPYMPAHKGLSIIFENKTKHLYKRINVSHDGKTLLGGILVGDASDYNILHQMYLNGMALPDNAEELIVGNRGEGGSAFGNAMDLPDTAQICSCESISKGKICSSLLDGESDSLKDIISCTKATTGCGGCKPMVVELVNETLKSMGKEVKGVICEHFEYTRQELFGIIKVKGITTYDQALDECGKGDGCEVCKPAVASIFATIYNDTANKEDVIQDSNDRFLANIQRNGTYSVVPRVPGGEITPEKLIVLGKIARTYDLYTKITGGQRIDLFGAQLNDLPAIWKKLIAAGFESGHAYGKALRTVKSCVGSTWCRYGMDESVSFAIALEERYKGLRSPHKLKGGVSGCIRECAEARGKDFGVIAVEGGWNLYVCGNGGATPKHAQLLAEQIDNETVITYLDRFLMYYIRTAAPLMRTAAWLEKLEGGIEQLKRVVIEDSLNIAQELESDMQDLVDRYECEWKQAVENEEIGKRFKHFVNSDDRDDSLAFIPMREQKMPEPWTH, from the coding sequence ATGAAAACAGTAATCGTTGTAGGTAACGGAATGGTAGGGTATAAGTTTTGTGAAAAATTCATTGCCCAACCCTCAAGGTCAGAATATAGATTGTTGGTCTTCGGTGAGGAACCTCGTCCCGCGTATGACAGGGTGCACCTCAGTGCGTATTTTGAGAGTAAGAATGCCAAAGCATTGGAACTAGCCCCTGCCGATTGGTATCAAGGTAATGGTATTGAACTTATTACAGGGCAACGAGTTACCGATATAGAAAATGGTAAAAAAGAAATCCATACGGCCACAGGACAAACCTATACCTACGATTATTTGGTATTGGCAACCGGCTCGGTTCCTTTTGTCCCGCCAATTCGCGGTATGGAGAAGGAAGGCGTTTTTGTGTACCGTACCATCGAGGATTTGGAAAATATGATGGCCTATGCATCACAAATAAAGGCTATAAAGCCCAATGGAAGAGCTGCCATATTGGGTGGTGGGCTTTTGGGGCTGGAAGCCGGCAAAGCTGTTTTGGATATGGGACTGGAACCCCATGTGGTGGAGTTTGCTCCAAAACTAATGCCTCGCCAATTGGATACTAGAAGCAGCAATGTGCTTCGGCTTCAACTGGAATCCATGGGAATACGTATTCACCTCAGCAAAGCAACCAATCAAATATTGGGTGACAAGGTCATTGAAGGAATGGAATTCGGTGAAGATGATTGCCTGGATGTGGACATGCTCATTATTTCCGCAGGAATTCGACCAAGGGACGAACTAGGCAAGACCTGCGGACTTGAAATGGGGAATCGCGGTGGTATTGTGGTAAACAATAAAATGCAAACTTCCGTAAAGGATATTTATGCCATAGGTGAAGTTGCACTTTACAATCAAATGATATACGGCCTTGTGGCCCCAGGATATGAAATGGCGGATGTGGCCGTAAACCAAATTTTGGGAAACCAAGACATCATTATGCCCGATGATATTGATATGTCCACCAAACTGAAGTTAATGGGCGTTGATGTGGCCAGTTTTGGCACGCCTTACATGCCTGCGCACAAAGGCCTGTCCATTATTTTCGAAAATAAAACTAAACATCTCTATAAACGCATCAATGTAAGTCATGACGGCAAAACGCTTTTGGGCGGAATCCTTGTTGGCGATGCTTCAGATTACAACATCTTGCACCAAATGTATTTGAACGGCATGGCATTACCGGATAATGCGGAAGAATTGATCGTAGGAAACCGTGGAGAAGGAGGCTCTGCCTTTGGTAATGCAATGGATCTTCCCGATACTGCTCAAATATGTTCGTGCGAAAGTATTTCCAAAGGAAAAATTTGCTCATCGCTCTTAGATGGTGAATCTGATTCCCTAAAGGATATTATAAGTTGCACCAAGGCCACTACAGGTTGTGGGGGATGTAAACCCATGGTGGTGGAACTGGTCAACGAAACCTTAAAATCCATGGGGAAAGAAGTGAAGGGTGTTATTTGTGAACATTTTGAATACACCAGACAGGAATTGTTTGGCATAATAAAAGTAAAGGGCATTACTACCTACGATCAGGCTCTTGATGAGTGCGGTAAAGGAGATGGCTGCGAGGTATGCAAGCCGGCAGTGGCCTCCATTTTTGCCACCATTTATAATGATACGGCCAATAAGGAAGATGTGATTCAAGATTCCAACGATCGCTTTTTGGCGAATATCCAAAGGAACGGAACCTACTCGGTGGTACCAAGAGTGCCGGGTGGAGAAATTACACCCGAAAAATTGATCGTTTTGGGTAAAATAGCCCGAACCTATGATTTGTACACCAAAATAACTGGGGGGCAGCGTATTGATCTATTTGGTGCCCAATTAAATGATTTGCCTGCCATCTGGAAAAAATTGATTGCTGCAGGGTTTGAAAGTGGTCACGCCTACGGCAAAGCTTTACGAACGGTGAAAAGCTGTGTAGGCTCAACCTGGTGCCGTTACGGTATGGATGAGAGCGTAAGTTTTGCCATTGCCTTGGAAGAGCGCTACAAGGGGCTACGGTCTCCACATAAATTAAAAGGAGGTGTCTCGGGCTGTATCAGAGAATGTGCCGAAGCACGAGGAAAAGATTTTGGTGTGATAGCCGTAGAGGGTGGTTGGAACCTTTACGTATGCGGTAATGGTGGGGCAACGCCCAAACATGCACAACTGCTGGCAGAACAAATAGATAATGAAACGGTGATCACATACTTGGACCGGTTTTTAATGTACTATATACGCACCGCAGCTCCACTGATGCGAACAGCTGCCTGGTTGGAGAAACTCGAAGGCGGCATTGAACAGCTCAAACGTGTGGTGATCGAAGACAGTTTAAACATTGCCCAAGAATTGGAAAGCGATATGCAAGATCTCGTGGACAGGTATGAATGCGAATGGAAACAAGCTGTGGAAAACGAAGAAATCGGAAAAAGATTCAAGCATTTTGTGAACTCTGATGATAGGGATGACAGTTTGGCGTTTATCCCTATGAGAGAACAGAAAATGCCAGAACCATGGACCCATTAA
- the cobA gene encoding uroporphyrinogen-III C-methyltransferase: MNKAKVTLVGAGPGASDLITLRGLRVLRQADVILYDALVDTSLLNELDDGVPKIYVGKRCSKHSLAQVDTNRLIVESALRYGHAVRLKGGDPFVFGRGAEELEYVESFGIPVEVVPGVSSAIAVPASQGIPLTKRGVSNSFWVVTATTEQGGFSKDFQFAAQSSATLVILMGMRKLGIISAALRQHRGGNTPVAIIQNGTLTSETCSTGVLSDAEALLAHVDTSQPGIIIIGNVVTEHPAFFEETIQRAINMEL; this comes from the coding sequence ATGAATAAAGCAAAAGTTACTTTGGTAGGTGCAGGGCCAGGAGCCTCAGACCTAATTACATTGAGGGGTTTACGGGTTTTACGACAAGCGGATGTGATTTTGTACGATGCTCTTGTGGATACATCTCTTTTAAATGAGTTGGATGATGGTGTACCTAAAATATACGTAGGTAAACGATGCAGTAAACACAGTCTTGCGCAGGTGGATACCAATAGGTTGATTGTGGAAAGTGCCCTTAGGTATGGACATGCTGTACGATTAAAAGGAGGCGATCCCTTTGTTTTCGGAAGGGGTGCGGAGGAATTGGAATATGTGGAATCGTTTGGTATCCCGGTTGAGGTGGTTCCAGGCGTTTCCAGTGCAATCGCAGTACCGGCCAGCCAAGGCATTCCATTGACCAAAAGAGGGGTGAGCAATAGTTTTTGGGTGGTTACGGCCACCACCGAGCAAGGAGGGTTTTCCAAGGATTTTCAATTTGCTGCGCAATCTTCCGCAACACTGGTCATACTCATGGGAATGCGTAAGTTGGGCATCATCTCCGCCGCGCTTCGTCAACATAGAGGAGGAAACACACCCGTGGCCATTATACAGAACGGGACTTTGACTTCGGAAACTTGTAGTACTGGTGTGTTAAGTGACGCAGAAGCACTGTTGGCCCATGTGGATACCAGTCAACCCGGTATTATAATAATAGGTAATGTGGTTACCGAACATCCTGCATTTTTTGAAGAAACCATTCAGAGGGCTATAAATATGGAGCTTTAA
- a CDS encoding MFS transporter has protein sequence MKATKLNLLHVRSIPIRTFWISAIAFFICFFAWFGIVPFMPDVVKDLGLTPAQKWNSIILAVTGTVFARLLIGKLCDKYGPRLCYTWLLIIGAIPVILIGLAQTPFQFLLCRFFIGFIGASFVITQFHTSIMFAPNIVGTANATSAGWGNLGGGANRLGMPLIAAAVVSFGVADELAWRYSMIIAGFVCFLMGLIYYFFTQDTPKGNFSELRKTGNMPVLKKDKVSFLSTLKDYRVWILFLVYAACFGMELTVYGTMDDYLQNTFGLERITAGNIVLSFALMNIFARTLGGFFGDRFGKLKGLRGRVLFLTFILMAEGIMLSVFSMTTSLVVGIIFLVAFSLTVQMAEGATFSVVPFINKKAIGSISGIVGAGGNVGAFLAALLLKSKSAMAESAALKANASLGEEAAKTAQAAAASGAVSSGYFVIGIFVVVAAISALAIKFSTADEEAVLLEMDGKRTLSTVEA, from the coding sequence ATGAAAGCTACAAAATTAAACTTACTACATGTTAGAAGTATCCCCATTAGAACGTTTTGGATCTCTGCCATAGCCTTTTTCATATGCTTTTTTGCATGGTTCGGGATTGTGCCTTTTATGCCCGATGTGGTAAAAGACCTCGGCCTTACCCCTGCACAGAAATGGAACTCCATAATCCTTGCAGTTACGGGAACCGTGTTTGCACGATTGCTAATTGGAAAGTTATGCGATAAATACGGTCCCAGACTTTGCTATACTTGGTTACTGATTATCGGTGCCATACCGGTTATTTTAATAGGTTTGGCACAAACACCTTTTCAGTTTCTTCTCTGTAGGTTCTTTATCGGATTTATAGGCGCTTCCTTTGTTATTACCCAGTTCCACACTTCCATTATGTTTGCCCCTAATATTGTTGGTACGGCAAATGCCACGTCCGCAGGGTGGGGCAATCTTGGTGGGGGCGCCAACAGGTTGGGAATGCCCTTGATTGCTGCTGCAGTCGTAAGTTTTGGGGTTGCTGACGAGCTGGCGTGGCGCTATTCCATGATCATCGCAGGATTCGTCTGTTTTTTAATGGGGCTGATATACTACTTTTTTACCCAAGATACCCCCAAAGGCAATTTTTCGGAATTACGAAAAACGGGGAATATGCCCGTTTTAAAAAAGGATAAAGTTTCCTTTTTAAGTACGCTAAAAGATTATCGTGTTTGGATATTGTTCCTAGTGTATGCAGCGTGTTTTGGAATGGAACTCACGGTTTATGGCACCATGGACGATTACTTGCAAAATACTTTTGGCCTTGAGCGGATTACCGCGGGAAATATCGTACTGTCCTTTGCACTGATGAATATTTTTGCTCGTACCCTAGGTGGTTTTTTTGGTGATCGTTTTGGAAAACTCAAAGGCCTTCGTGGTCGAGTACTCTTTCTTACGTTTATATTAATGGCCGAGGGCATTATGCTCTCTGTTTTTTCCATGACCACTAGCTTAGTTGTAGGAATTATTTTTTTGGTGGCATTCAGTCTTACGGTTCAGATGGCCGAAGGAGCCACATTCTCCGTGGTACCCTTTATCAATAAAAAAGCGATAGGTTCTATTTCCGGGATTGTTGGTGCAGGCGGAAATGTGGGGGCATTTTTGGCTGCTCTCTTGTTAAAATCTAAATCAGCAATGGCCGAAAGTGCTGCCTTAAAAGCCAATGCTTCGTTGGGCGAGGAAGCGGCAAAAACTGCACAGGCCGCAGCTGCATCAGGAGCTGTGTCAAGCGGATATTTTGTTATTGGAATATTTGTGGTTGTGGCTGCGATAAGTGCCCTAGCCATTAAATTTTCTACGGCCGATGAAGAGGCAGTCCTTCTGGAAATGGATGGAAAACGGACCTTGTCCACTGTGGAAGCATAG
- a CDS encoding alginate export family protein, which produces MKTIKKKGIFVLALIWIQFSMAQFTLDGQFRPRTEYRNGYGSLIPDNAAPGFATSTRARLNAGYQATNYSFYLSLQDVMVWGENRQLRPDDENNSFAIFEAWAKLDLGSGWSSKLGRQVLSYDDQRILGGVDWTQQGRNHDAAMVKYAKDNFILDFAFAFNQDFDNPSGYQSIGNAYNTTGFFSYKTMQMLYLKQKWESFATSLLLMNNGFQNFDENNEADGVSNLQTLGTHVTYGKGSFGMSGNAFLQLGERQGELDVKNAYLLGLDFSYKVSEKVGLGAGIEIISGNDGLTVGETGAFFPLFGTNHKFNGLMDYFYVGNHANSIGIVDLHASANFKLGEKSTLLAKIWNFKGDQDLPSGENTLGTEVDLVLTQKFNGYALKLGYSHLFPTDGMYELKGVDEADAASNQNWAWAMLIVKPKFFTTAKRD; this is translated from the coding sequence ATGAAAACGATTAAAAAGAAAGGCATATTTGTACTTGCCCTTATTTGGATTCAATTTTCAATGGCACAATTTACCCTTGATGGGCAATTCAGGCCCAGGACAGAATATAGAAACGGGTACGGGAGTTTAATTCCCGATAATGCCGCCCCTGGTTTTGCAACTTCTACACGTGCCCGATTGAATGCTGGCTACCAAGCAACGAACTATTCATTTTATTTAAGTCTTCAAGATGTGATGGTGTGGGGGGAAAACCGGCAGTTACGACCGGATGATGAGAACAATTCCTTTGCGATTTTTGAAGCTTGGGCCAAACTTGACCTTGGTTCCGGTTGGTCCTCAAAATTGGGGCGACAGGTGCTTTCCTATGATGACCAGCGAATTTTGGGCGGAGTGGACTGGACGCAGCAGGGACGTAACCATGATGCAGCTATGGTGAAGTATGCCAAAGACAATTTCATACTTGACTTCGCCTTTGCTTTTAATCAGGATTTTGACAACCCCAGTGGGTATCAATCCATAGGCAATGCCTATAACACAACCGGATTTTTTAGTTACAAGACCATGCAAATGCTTTATCTGAAACAGAAATGGGAAAGTTTTGCCACCAGTTTACTTTTAATGAACAATGGTTTTCAAAACTTTGACGAGAACAATGAAGCAGATGGGGTAAGTAATTTGCAGACATTGGGCACGCACGTTACCTATGGTAAAGGTAGCTTTGGGATGTCCGGGAATGCCTTTTTGCAACTAGGGGAGAGGCAAGGAGAATTGGATGTGAAAAATGCCTATCTGCTTGGCCTTGACTTTAGCTATAAAGTTTCTGAAAAAGTTGGTTTGGGGGCTGGCATTGAAATTATAAGTGGGAATGATGGTTTGACCGTAGGTGAAACAGGTGCCTTTTTCCCTTTGTTCGGTACTAACCATAAATTCAATGGGTTGATGGATTATTTCTATGTGGGCAACCATGCCAATAGCATTGGAATAGTTGATCTACATGCCAGCGCAAACTTTAAACTTGGTGAAAAATCCACACTTTTGGCTAAAATCTGGAACTTTAAAGGTGACCAAGATTTGCCTAGTGGAGAAAACACATTGGGTACCGAAGTGGATTTGGTCTTGACGCAAAAATTTAATGGGTATGCACTTAAATTGGGGTATTCCCATCTATTTCCTACGGATGGCATGTACGAATTGAAAGGTGTGGACGAGGCAGATGCGGCCAGCAACCAAAATTGGGCTTGGGCCATGTTGATAGTTAAACCTAAATTTTTTACAACAGCTAAACGGGATTAG
- a CDS encoding response regulator transcription factor has protein sequence MQDSEIQDTITIVLADDHSLVRDGIRALLEEEPDLDVIGEVSNGWDALKMVDEKSPDILIIDIRMPELGGIETVEKLNGKGKSETKSIILSMHDSEEYILKSVQAGASGYLLKDTGKAEFVKAIHMVQEGGKYFSGDISNVLVNNLFSSGKKVKTSTKEQKSNPFELTNKELRVLELILAGYTNKEISEKLENSKRTIETHRFNLMKKMEVKNLIDLSKKANKYNLV, from the coding sequence ATGCAAGATTCTGAAATTCAAGATACCATAACCATAGTTTTGGCAGATGATCATTCATTGGTTAGAGATGGTATCCGGGCCCTTTTGGAAGAGGAGCCGGATTTGGATGTGATAGGAGAGGTTTCCAATGGATGGGATGCCCTTAAAATGGTAGATGAAAAATCTCCAGACATTCTGATTATTGATATCCGTATGCCTGAATTGGGGGGAATTGAAACTGTGGAAAAGCTCAATGGCAAGGGCAAATCAGAGACCAAATCCATCATTCTTTCCATGCACGATTCAGAAGAGTATATTCTCAAGTCGGTACAGGCAGGTGCCAGTGGCTATCTTTTAAAGGATACGGGCAAAGCTGAATTTGTAAAGGCCATTCACATGGTTCAAGAAGGTGGGAAATATTTTAGTGGCGATATTTCCAATGTGTTGGTGAACAATCTATTCAGTTCTGGTAAAAAAGTCAAGACCTCGACCAAAGAACAAAAGAGCAACCCTTTTGAGCTAACCAATAAAGAGTTACGGGTATTGGAACTTATTTTGGCAGGATATACCAATAAGGAAATTTCAGAAAAGCTCGAAAACAGTAAAAGGACCATTGAGACCCATCGCTTCAATCTAATGAAAAAGATGGAAGTAAAAAACCTGATCGACCTTTCCAAAAAAGCCAACAAGTACAATTTAGTGTAG
- a CDS encoding nitrate reductase: MQEKQAYNTICSYCGVGCGITVHKDAKGVLSVIGDEDYPVNKGMLCSKGKNLNYVAQDTSDRILYPEMRWSRNHPMQRVTWDIAFKRAAAVFKSIMERHGHDSVGLYVSGQCLTEEYYLANKLTKGFLGTNNIDTNSRLCMSSAVVGYKKTVGNDAVPIAYADIELADCFLIAGANPAWCHPILFRRIEKHKEQNPKVKLIVVDPRKTQTCALADLHLQILPGTDVILFNAMARWLIEKKKIDKSFIQKHTSNFEACKQMAFELSIRKAAEKCGITADEIRKAAKMISDAKGFISMWTMGLNQSVIGVDKNVSLLNLSLLTGQIGKPGSGPFSLTGQPNAMGGREVGGMASLLAAHRDLGNPKHRKEVQQFWGGKEIKGEPGLTATEMFDALESGKMKAIWIICTNPVVSMPNAKKIEKALQNANFVIVQDISHNSETTKYADLVLPAAGWLEKEGTMTNSERRISYLPKVIDAPGEALPDAEILWRFAQEMGYSGFDYNNVSEVYDEYCLMTKGTNIDISGLSHERLKKEGSFQWPVPSPEHNGTPRLFQDQKYFTANGKVHFNAPRNLYNKSEVATAEFPLVLNTGRVRDQWHTRTKTGKVKRLLTHIPAPYLEMNKVDAYLRKLKEGDIAVVKSQRGSVRVKVRINYDIRERVVFLPMHWGKILNNDFSRANNLTNDIVDSISKEPDFKYCAVQVKKYRKPKQKIIIIGAGAAAYRFIQTYRKKNKGDEIHVFSKEAQPFYNRVLLPEYVNEELSWESLQKLKKGELEKLRVSLHSKNGIQTINVKEKFVQDDLGEFHDYDLLVMATGSRAFVPNEVRMDLPGRFTMRERNDADRLKKYLSETKLPPSEQHVVIVGGGLLGLELAAALKKININISIIQRAPRLMERQLDPVSSKLLAEDVSERGIQLFFDNEVSTIFEDEGSQYTLMVNLKTGRTLRCNAIVYAIGTRPNISLAKDAGLETRRGVLVDPYLKTSNPSIFALGEIAEFENALYGITSAAEQQADVAANYIMGDLGSLYSGSVLMNILKFENLDLCSIGMVNAPKNDPTYEEVLLMDVSKRFYKKCIVQNDTLKGAILMGDKNEFAEFKRLIEEEIELSEKREELLRGSSTMEPLKGGLVCSCSQVGEGNIKDAIVGGCTDFALLCSQTGAGLGCGSCKPEVQSILNGVLKSTMV, encoded by the coding sequence ATGCAAGAAAAACAGGCCTATAATACAATTTGTTCCTACTGTGGCGTGGGCTGTGGCATTACAGTGCATAAAGATGCTAAAGGCGTTCTTTCCGTGATAGGCGATGAGGATTATCCTGTAAACAAAGGGATGCTTTGTTCAAAAGGGAAAAATTTAAATTATGTAGCACAGGATACGAGCGATAGAATTTTGTATCCCGAAATGCGATGGAGTCGTAATCATCCTATGCAGCGTGTTACCTGGGATATTGCTTTTAAACGTGCCGCCGCAGTTTTTAAAAGTATCATGGAACGTCATGGTCATGATAGTGTGGGCCTATATGTGTCCGGTCAATGTCTTACCGAAGAATATTATTTGGCCAATAAACTTACCAAAGGCTTTTTGGGAACCAATAATATTGATACAAATTCCAGGCTTTGTATGAGTTCTGCAGTGGTGGGCTATAAGAAAACAGTGGGCAACGATGCCGTTCCGATTGCCTATGCGGATATTGAGTTGGCAGACTGTTTTTTGATCGCCGGTGCCAATCCTGCTTGGTGCCACCCTATTTTGTTCCGCCGTATAGAAAAGCATAAGGAACAAAACCCGAAGGTTAAGTTAATCGTGGTAGACCCGCGTAAGACACAAACGTGTGCATTGGCAGACTTGCACCTACAAATATTGCCGGGAACCGATGTCATACTTTTTAATGCCATGGCCAGATGGTTGATTGAAAAGAAAAAAATAGACAAATCATTTATACAGAAACACACCTCAAATTTTGAAGCATGTAAACAAATGGCCTTTGAACTTAGTATTCGAAAGGCAGCGGAAAAATGTGGTATAACGGCTGATGAAATTCGTAAGGCAGCCAAAATGATTTCGGATGCGAAAGGGTTCATTAGTATGTGGACCATGGGATTGAACCAAAGTGTTATCGGGGTCGATAAGAATGTTTCTTTATTGAACCTTTCCTTGTTGACGGGTCAAATAGGGAAGCCGGGTTCGGGTCCTTTTTCGCTGACCGGTCAACCCAATGCCATGGGGGGCAGGGAGGTTGGCGGAATGGCCAGTTTGCTGGCCGCACATCGGGATTTGGGAAATCCCAAGCACCGTAAAGAAGTTCAGCAATTTTGGGGAGGAAAGGAAATAAAAGGGGAACCTGGGCTTACGGCAACCGAAATGTTCGATGCATTGGAATCGGGGAAAATGAAAGCTATTTGGATTATTTGCACCAACCCCGTGGTGAGTATGCCCAATGCCAAGAAAATTGAAAAAGCACTCCAAAATGCCAATTTTGTCATTGTACAGGATATTTCCCATAATTCCGAGACCACAAAATATGCCGATTTAGTACTGCCAGCGGCAGGTTGGTTGGAAAAAGAGGGTACCATGACCAATTCCGAACGCCGGATAAGTTATTTGCCCAAAGTCATTGATGCTCCCGGCGAGGCCTTGCCCGATGCGGAAATTCTCTGGAGGTTTGCACAAGAAATGGGGTATAGTGGTTTTGACTACAACAATGTTTCCGAAGTCTATGATGAATACTGTTTGATGACCAAGGGAACCAATATCGATATCTCGGGATTGTCACACGAGCGTTTGAAAAAGGAAGGGAGCTTCCAATGGCCCGTACCTTCCCCAGAGCATAATGGAACTCCCCGCCTTTTTCAAGACCAAAAGTATTTTACCGCCAATGGTAAGGTACATTTTAATGCGCCTCGCAACCTGTATAACAAGTCAGAAGTCGCCACGGCGGAATTTCCATTGGTACTCAATACAGGAAGGGTGAGAGATCAATGGCATACCCGAACCAAAACGGGAAAAGTAAAGCGTCTTTTGACCCACATTCCTGCCCCATATCTTGAAATGAACAAGGTAGATGCCTATCTGCGTAAACTTAAGGAAGGAGATATTGCAGTGGTAAAAAGTCAAAGAGGTAGTGTTCGGGTTAAGGTAAGGATAAATTACGATATCAGGGAGCGTGTGGTTTTCCTTCCCATGCACTGGGGCAAAATATTGAACAATGATTTTAGTAGGGCAAATAACCTGACCAACGATATTGTAGATTCCATTTCCAAAGAACCGGATTTCAAGTATTGTGCCGTTCAGGTAAAAAAATATCGTAAGCCCAAACAGAAAATCATCATCATCGGGGCTGGAGCTGCAGCTTATCGTTTTATTCAAACCTATCGTAAAAAAAACAAAGGGGACGAGATTCATGTATTTTCCAAGGAAGCGCAACCGTTCTACAACCGCGTTTTGCTTCCGGAATATGTAAACGAAGAACTGTCTTGGGAATCTCTTCAAAAATTAAAAAAGGGAGAGTTGGAAAAGCTTCGAGTAAGCCTGCATTCAAAGAATGGCATTCAAACAATCAATGTCAAAGAAAAATTTGTTCAGGACGATTTGGGCGAGTTCCATGATTACGATCTTTTGGTTATGGCTACGGGAAGCCGAGCATTTGTGCCCAATGAGGTACGCATGGATTTACCGGGAAGGTTTACCATGCGGGAAAGAAATGATGCAGACCGACTCAAAAAATATCTTTCAGAAACAAAGCTACCCCCAAGCGAACAGCATGTGGTAATTGTTGGAGGGGGCCTGCTAGGCCTTGAACTGGCAGCTGCCCTAAAAAAAATCAATATCAATATCAGCATCATACAGCGTGCCCCCAGATTGATGGAACGTCAGTTGGACCCCGTTTCCAGTAAATTATTGGCCGAGGATGTTTCCGAGCGTGGAATTCAGTTGTTTTTTGACAACGAGGTCAGTACCATTTTTGAAGATGAAGGATCTCAGTACACCTTGATGGTCAATCTTAAGACGGGACGAACTTTACGGTGTAACGCCATTGTTTATGCGATTGGAACCAGACCCAATATATCTTTGGCAAAGGATGCCGGTCTAGAAACTAGAAGAGGTGTATTGGTAGACCCTTACCTTAAAACGAGTAATCCGTCCATATTTGCTCTGGGTGAAATCGCCGAGTTCGAGAACGCACTCTATGGTATTACCTCGGCAGCGGAGCAACAAGCCGATGTGGCCGCAAATTATATCATGGGGGACTTAGGGAGCCTATATAGCGGTTCCGTGCTGATGAATATTTTAAAATTCGAGAATCTGGACCTCTGTAGTATTGGTATGGTGAATGCCCCGAAAAACGACCCCACTTATGAGGAGGTTTTATTGATGGATGTAAGCAAGAGGTTTTACAAAAAATGCATCGTACAGAACGATACCTTGAAAGGAGCCATTTTAATGGGGGACAAAAACGAGTTTGCAGAATTTAAGCGATTGATTGAGGAAGAAATAGAACTCTCCGAAAAAAGGGAGGAACTGCTGCGGGGTTCATCAACCATGGAGCCGCTCAAAGGAGGTTTGGTCTGTTCCTGTAGTCAAGTGGGGGAGGGCAACATTAAGGATGCCATTGTAGGAGGATGCACAGATTTTGCGCTACTATGTTCCCAAACAGGAGCCGGATTGGGTTGTGGTAGCTGCAAACCCGAGGTGCAGTCCATATTGAATGGAGTATTGAAATCAACAATGGTATGA